The Pyrus communis chromosome 2, drPyrComm1.1, whole genome shotgun sequence genome includes a window with the following:
- the LOC137725620 gene encoding DNA-directed RNA polymerase subunit 10-like protein, with translation MIIPVRCFTCGKVIGNKWDTYLDLLQADYTEGDALDALGLVRYCCRRMLMTHVDLIEKLLNYNTLEKSDAS, from the exons ATGATCATCCCAGTGCGCTGTTTCACCTGCGGCAAG gTTATCGGAAACAAGTGGGATACGTATCTCGACCTGCTGCAGGCCGATTACACTGAAGG AGATGCACTTGATGCATTGGGTCTGGTCCGCTACTGTTGCCGGCGTATGCTTATGACTCACGTTGATCTTATCGAGAAGCTTCTCAACTACAATA CTTTGGAGAAGTCTGACGCCAGTTGA
- the LOC137725003 gene encoding uncharacterized protein: protein MENYSYNSYPESGNSSPRSRDIDFENTPPWEVDAANSQTQSYKAKFMCSYGGKILPRPHDNQLCYVGGETKIFSVDRNIKFAAIISKLSSLSEYDVSFKYQLPGEDLDALISVTNDDDLEHMMHEYDRLYRASTRPARMRLFLFNASPNGGFGSDDGRSNKDRFVEALNSGPTQAPCLNSKPPVQNNVEFLCGMEKGVVPAAVAPPPPPPEPIPQQVAPPPDFVRSGHTERVIGSDPVVSPVEFQRQLQRLQIGEQDQQAMYGRKNDDNLVGGYSGSGDYYVQKMPEKAPPVTAAPPAGYWPEITSGGFPGIGAPEQPMYMFTSAPGGGAVYHAQPPMVRPVNGPPGQEYYHVQQRVGSEIYREQPPRYNVVPQLQQQQPSTLPPQPPKYVATYADTTPYAQVAYDSTTGRQVYYSAPGGVVQQQQQAYQAVGPAAVGGEMRAAGALGQEGKVVGSKLPQASV, encoded by the coding sequence ATGGAAAACTACTCATACAACTCCTATCCCGAGTCCGGTAACTCGTCCCCACGGTCCCGAGATATCGATTTCGAGAACACTCCGCCATGGGAGGTCGACGCAGCCAATTCTCAGACCCAAAGCTACAAGGCCAAGTTCATGTGCAGCTACGGCGGAAAGATCCTCCCTCGCCCGCACGACAACCAGCTCTGCTACGTCGGCGGTGAGACCAAGATTTTCTCCGTCGATCGCAACATCAAGTTCGCCGCCATCATTTCCAAGCTCTCCTCCCTCTCCGAGTACGACGTGTCGTTCAAGTACCAACTCCCCGGCGAAGACCTCGACGCCTTGATCTCCGTTACCAACGACGACGACTTGGAGCACATGATGCACGAGTACGATCGCCTCTACCGGGCTTCCACTAGGCCCGCCCGCATGAGATTGTTCCTCTTTAATGCGAGCCCCAACGGTGGATTCGGGTCGGATGATGGAAGGTCCAATAAGGATCGGTTCGTCGAGGCTCTTAATTCGGGTCCCACCCAGGCGCCCTGCCTAAATTCCAAGCCTCCGGTCCAAAATAATGTGGAATTTCTCTGCGGCATGGAAAAGGGTGTCGTCCCTGCTGCCGTggcgcctcctcctcctcctccagagCCGATACCGCAACAAGTTGCGCCGCCGCCTGACTTTGTCAGATCGGGCCACACAGAACGGGTTATCGGATCGGATCCGGTGGTGAGTCCGGTGGAGTTCCAAAGGCAATTGCAGAGGCTACAAATCGGAGAACAAGATCAGCAAGCTATGTACGGGAGAAAGAACGACGACAATCTCGTTGGAGGCTATAGCGGCTCTGGAGATTATTACGTACAGAAGATGCCGGAGAAGGCTCCTCCGGTGACGGCTGCGCCGCCAGCTGGCTACTGGCCGGAGATTACTAGCGGTGGGTTTCCGGGGATAGGAGCTCCGGAACAGCCGATGTACATGTTTACATCCGCTCCAGGAGGCGGGGCAGTGTACCACGCACAGCCACCGATGGTACGACCGGTAAACGGGCCACCGGGTCAAGAGTACTATCACGTGCAGCAGCGAGTGGGGTCTGAAATTTACCGGGAACAGCCGCCGAGGTACAATGTAGTGCCACaactgcagcagcagcagccgaGTACTCTCCCACCACAGCCGCCAAAATACGTGGCGACGTACGCCGACACAACACCGTATGCACAGGTGGCGTACGATAGCACGACGGGGAGGCAGGTATACTATAGTGCGCCGGGAGGGGTTgtgcagcaacagcagcaggcGTATCAAGCCGTGGGCCCCGCAGCGGTGGGCGGAGAAATGCGAGCGGCTGGCGCGTTGGGTCAGGAGGGTAAGGTGGTGGGTTCAAAGCTCCCTCAAGCTTCAGTGTga